A window from Musa acuminata AAA Group cultivar baxijiao chromosome BXJ3-10, Cavendish_Baxijiao_AAA, whole genome shotgun sequence encodes these proteins:
- the LOC135651197 gene encoding small ribosomal subunit protein uS8 codes for MVRVSVLNDALKSMYNAEKRGKRQVMIRPSSKVIIKFLLVMQKHGYIGEFEYVDDHRAGKIVVELNGRLNKCGVISPRFDVGVKEIEPWTARLLPSRQFGYIVLTTSAGIMDHEEARRKNVGGKVLGFFY; via the exons ATGGTGAGAGTCAGTGTCTTGAATGATGCTTTGAAGAGCATGTATAATGCTGAGAAGCGTGGGAAGCGGCAGGTCATGATAAGACCATCGTCAAAAGTGATAATCAAGTTTCTACTTGTTATGCAGAAGCATG GCTACATCGGGGAGTTTGAATACGTAGATGACCACCGAGCTGGTAAGATAGTGGTAGAACTGAATGGGAGGCTGAACAAATGTGGTGTTATTAGTCCTCGCTTTGATGTGGGTGTTAAAGAAATTGAGCCGTGGACTGCCAGGCTACTTCCATCTCGTCAA TTTGGTTACATTGTTTTGACTACCTCTGCCGGTATCATGGATCATGAAGAAGCCAGGAGGAAGAATGTAGGTGGTAAAGTACTTGGATTCTTTTACTAG